The following DNA comes from Methanothermus fervidus DSM 2088.
CTTTCTTAATTTCATTCATAACCGTGAATATTATTGCAGATGCTATGCAAATAACCAAACCTCTACTTACAGTAACACCGCATGTTTCTGCAAGACTAATATCTTTAATTACATAGCTTAATTTTAAGATAAGTTGTAAAACATAGGGGATTCGTAAATATGTACCACTTCCTTCACCAGTCATTACAAATATTAAGAAATTTACAATTCCAAATGTAAAGGAAATTAATAAAAATAAGATAACAATGGTTGCAAGAGATATTCTCCAATTTATCTTTATTTTAGATCTATAAATAGCAAAACATGAAGCTATGAGTGCAACGAACATCCTAACGAGATTTCCACCACCAAGCCCTGGTATCAAACTTGCAGCGGTTAAACGATCTCTCGCATGTGAAATTATAGGCATGCCAAATAATCTGCTTGTATAAAGAAATACTGCTTCTGTGATACAAATTATCCCAACTATGAATATTAATGAATTTTTTAAATTATTTTCAAGAGAATATTTAGTTATCCAAAAAGCTAAAACTCCAACCAAAATAAAAGATAATATAGCTTCTATTATTGCTGCTATTATAAATAAACTTGGGAAATTTAAAATACGGTGTTTATTTATTTTATTTTTGAGGTTTTCAGCAGTCTTTACAGGGTCTTTAGATAATATTACGTTTTTCTCGTTTTTAGACATTGTCATAATAGCTTTTCCAACTTCTCCTTTCCTATTATCATCAACAATAATGAATTTTTTGTCTGCTTTAATTACCTCCAAAGAATCAATTAAATTCTGCTTTCTCAGTTCATTTTTTGGTAAGTTAAATTTACCTAATATTACGACATCAAATTCCTGAGAGTATGCAGCATGTAAAAGATAAAATCCACCAACAATGTCTAAATCAGATATAGTATACACCTTATATCCAGGTATATTCATGTGTGTGACATTTTCATCTAGCACCAGAACTGTTGGTTGAGGATTTGGACCAAAAATTAAAGCTACCAATATCATTGTTATTATTAAAGTCCCAAATAATGAAGGAACACTTAGCTTTACATTCACTTTACCACCAATCGAGCTAAATTTTAGTAAATTGGCAATAAAATAATTTTTTACTTCTAAAATTTTTACTTATTTCAATTCTTGATAAAATTTTTCCTCTTATCATGAGATGTATTAAAGAAAATTTAATGTTGTTGTATGTACAAAAATATTACAAGCTAAAAAATATTGACAACCGGTGAGTTAAAAATGCTAATTGAAACTCCAAGGCATTTTGAAACTATTGGCGCTGTCAAACTTTATGATATACAACGAGTTATCAAATTGGATTCCGAATTATCTGATAATCCTTTGTTTTACACTTTTTCAAAATCAGATTTACATAAAGTTTTAAATGATCTTTCTATTGTAATTCCAATAAAAAACGAAAGAATTAATTTATTTGATGGTGCATTACGTTCAATCCCTCATAATTGTCCAATAATTGTAGTGTCAAATAGCAATGAAAAAAGATGTAAAGTTGAAAAGGAAGTTGTTAAACAATTTTACAATGTCACAGAACATCCTATAATGTATATCCACCAAAAAGACCCAAATGTTGCCCTAGCGTTTAAAGAATTAAAATATTATGATATACTCAATGGCAAAGGTGAATTTGTGAGAGATGGCAAAGGAGAAGGCATGATAATTGGTATTTTAGTGGCAAAAGCAATTGGAAGTAAATATGTTGGATTTGTAGATGCAGATAATTATCTACCATCTTCGATTTATGAATATGTTTTGGATTTTGCTGCAGGCATTAAAATGTCAAAATCTCCATATTCTATGGTAAGGCTTAGATGGAAATATAAGCCTAAATTAATAAAAAACAAAGTTTACTTTAAAAGATGGGGTCGTGTGTCACGAGTAACAAACAAATTCTTAAATAAACTCATAGGACATTATCTTGGGTATAAAACTACAATAATGAAGACAGCTAATTCTGGCGAACATGCTATGAGTATTGAACTTGCTAATAAACTAGCATATTCTTCTGGTTATTCTATTGAACCATTTGAAATTATTTATATTCTTGAGAATTTTGGGAAATCAGATGGAAACAAAATTGTTGAGATATTCCAGATAGAAACATTGAATCCACATATTCATGAAAACAAGGGGGAAGAACATATAAATAATATGATCCACGATTCTTTGTCAACGATATATCATAGTAAGCTAGCCAATAAAAACATAAAGCTTGAAATAATTGAAGAGTTGAAGAAAAGAAATGTATTGAAAGATAAAGAAGAACCAAAGAAAAATATTATGATGTCTCCAATAGAAACTTTAGATGAAAAATCTTTTATTGAAATTGTAAGGGATTCTGAAGGATTTATAGAATTAAGGTGATTATTTTGTATGTTATTTTTACAGATCTAGATAATACTTTACTTGACAGTAGGTATTCATATGAAGATGCAAAAGATGTATTAGAGATATTGAAGGAAAAAGAGATTCCTATAGTGTTTTGTTCTGCAAAAACTAAATATGAACAAGAAGTTATAAGGAAAAAAATTGGAATCAAGGACCCTTTCATTGTTGAAGATGGGTCGGCCATATACATACCAAAAAATTACTTTGGATCACGTAAGGGAAAAGTTATAGATGATTATGAGGTTATAGTGTTAGGAACTAAAATAAATAAAATACGAGAAGAAATAGAAAAACTTCAAAGAAAATATCATATAATCGGGTATCAGGACATGAGTATCAAAGAAATTTCAGAAGTTACAGGTCTTAATTTTAAAGATTCAAAATTAGCAAAAAATAGGGAGTTTAGTGAGACTATTGTAGAGGCTGAAAATAAAGCAATTGAAGAACTAAAGAAAAAATTTAATGTAGTAATAGGTGGAAGATTTATCCATGTATTTGGTAAAAACGCTGACAAAGGAAAAGCTGTTAAATTATTAACAAAATTCTATAAAGAAAAATATGGGGAAGTAAAAACGATAGGCATTGGTGATTCCTATACAGATGAACCTATGCTAAGAGTTGTAGACATTCCTGCAATAGTGAAGGGACAAGATGGTAAATGGGTAAATTTAAAAATTAAGAACCTATATAGAGCTAATGGCGTTGGACCAAAAGGATGGTCAAAAGTTATAAAAAAATTCATTTTGAGTGATAAAGATGTCTAATAATAAGTATGTTATCCATTTAGTTCCACATACCCATTATGATGCTGTGTGGGTTTTCACAAAAGAAGACTATTTCTACATTAATATTGACATGATTTTAAAGAAAGTTTTAAAATTGATTGAAAATTCTGAGGAATACAAATTTCTGTTAGAGCAGGTATACCTTCTTGAAGAAATTGAAAAAAGATATCCTAAGATGTTTAAAAAAATAAAGAAATATATAAAAGAAGGCAGGATAGAAATCGCAGATGGAGAATATTTAATGGCAGACACAATGTTGCCACAGGAAGAAACATTAGTAAGAGAAATAATGGTGGGTAAAAATTATGTAAAGGAAAAATTTGGTGTAGATGTTGATGTAATGTGGCAAGCAGATAGTTTTGGTCTCAATGCTCAATTACCTCAAATTTATAGGAAATGTGGATACAAATATTTAGCATTTCGTAGAGGTTCTCCTGAGAATAATCCATCTGAATTTTTGTGGGAAGGATTAGATGGTACACGAATTTTATCACATTTTATGCCACTTGGATATAGGGCTGGGTTAAATCTCGAAAAAATAGATGAAAACTTTAAAAAATTAAAGGAACTATCAGCAACTAATCACATATTGATGCCCTCTGGTAGCGGAGTTACAATGCCTCAAAAAGAAACAATTGAATTTGTTAAAAAGTGGAACAGAAGCCATAAAAATTCAAAAATAAAAATTTCTACACCTAAAGAATTTTTTAAGTCATTAGAGGATTTAAATCCTGATTTACCAATAAGAAAAGGTGAAATGTATAGTGGTAAATATTCCGAAGTATTTCCAGACGTTGCATCCAGTAGAATATGGATAAAAAAAGCACTAAGAAAATTTGAAAATTGGCTTTATACCTTTGAAAGATTCTCAACAATTAATTTTTTGTTAAATTCACATTATCCAGAGGAGCTTCCTGAATCATGGAAAAAATTGTTATTTATGGCATTTCATGATGTAGCTCCTGGAACTGGCGTAGATGTGTGTTATAATGAAGTTAAAGAAAATATAAAATCTTTAGAAAGATTATTAAATGATTTAACTCCACAAATTTTGATGTCAATAGTTGAGAAGGGAGATAAGGAAGGAGACGTTGTAGTATATAATCCATTGTCATGGGACTCAAAAAATTGGGTAGAAGTAGATTTAAAATTTGATAAAGGAGCTATAAAAGATATCAAGGGACTGAAATGTGGTGAAGAAGAAATAGATGTGGAAGTTATAAAATTTAGGAAGTATGACGATGGTTCTATAAAGACAGCCAGAATTGGTTTTATTGCAGAAGTTCCTGCCCTTGGTTATAAAATATATAAGATATTACAGCGACCCCCAAAATCAAAGACAGGTGTTCTGGAAGTTAGTGATAACAGTGTCCGCAATAAATTTTTTGAAATTAAATTCTCCCCAGATACTGGTTTGATTAAAATTGTGAAAAATGGCGAAGAAATATGTGAAGGAAATGAAATTGTGATTGAAGAAGAAATAGGCGATTTATACTATCATAAAGAGGGGATTAGTGGTCCATTAAAAACAGAGTCAGGTGAAGGTATAAAGTACGGTGCATTCAAAGTTAAAGACATTAAAATAACTGGATCGAAATTAAGAAAAATTATTAACATTGCTGTGGATTATTATTCTTTGAGATGGCCATATAGATTAACAAAAAAATGGAAACCAAGAATTTGGAGACATAAATTCCTGAAATGTAAGAAAAAAATTATTGTGTATAGAGATATTCCAAGGATAGATTTTGTTATAGATGTCGAAAATAGACATCCAAGGACCAGACTTAGAGTTAAGTTTAATACACCAATTGATGAACCAACATATAAATCAGATACTCAATTTGGTGCTATAACTAGAAAAACAAATCAATATTATTTTAATCCAAAAGATTGGAAAGAAAAACCTAGTGGTGTCTACCCAACACTTCGGTGGATAGATTATAGTAATGGGAAGATAGGTGTAGCATTAATCAATTTTGGGAACCCAGAACATGAAATAAGAGATAGGACGATATATCTCACATTATTGAGATCTGTAGATGTTCTTTCAACTGATGGAAAACCTGGTCCTGTAATCCCTGTCCCTGATGCAAGAGAATTTAAAAGATATGAATTTTGGTATTCCATTTATCCACATACAGGTAATTGGAAAGATAGTAAAGTCTATAAGCAAGGGTATGAATTTAATTATGGATTAATTGGATTTCAAATTAATAAAAAAGTTTCTGAAAACAAAAAATCCTTCCTAAAAATAGAACCTGATAACGTAATATTAACAGCGTTCAAAAAATCAGAAAGGGATGATTCTGTAATTATAAGATTCTACGAGGCTGCTGGCATTGAAAGCGATGTTAAGATTAAGCTATTTAAAAAACCTAAAAATGTAGAAACTGTCGACATATTAGAAAGAAAAACTAATGAATTTAATAAAAATTTAAAAGTAGAAAATAATAAAATATACCTCAAAATTAAACCTTTTGAAATCATAACACTTAAATTGAAATTTTAAGGGAGGAAAAACATGGGGAAATTATTTGGAACATTTGGTGTAAGAAAAATAGCAAACAAAGGATTAACACCAGAATTTGCATCAAAGTTAGCTTGTGCCTATGGATCATTAGTTGATGGTAAAATAGCAGTTGGTGGAGATACAAGAACTTCTACAATCATGATCAAACACGCAGTAATAGCAGGTTTACTTTCTAGTGGTTGTGATGTTGTAGATCTTGGTATTTTACCTACACCAGCAGTCCAATATGCTGTAAGAAATTATTATGATGGTGGAGTTATTATAACTGCTTCACATAATCCTCCTCAATATAATGGAATAAAATTTGTAGATGAAGATGGAATAGGTATACCAAAAAATATGGAAGATAAAGTTGAAAATTTGTTTTTTAAGAACAAATTTAAGAGAGTTAAATGGGAAAACATTGGTAAGATAGAAAATGTGGATATACTTGATGAATACAAGAACGAAATCATAAAGAGAGTTAACAAAGATGTAATAGAGGATTCAAACATAAAAGTTGTAGTGGATGCTGGTTGTGGAGCTGCATCTTATGTAACCCCTTATGTCTTAAGAGAACTTGGATGTGAAGTAATTACTTTAAATTGTCAGCCAGATGGATTTTTCCCAGGTAGAAATCCAGAGCCTACAGAAGAAAATTTAAAAGATCTAATGAAGACTGTTAAGGCAGTTGGAGCAGATATTGGAATTGCACATGATGGGGACGCTGATAGGACTATATGTATAGACGAGAATGGAAATTTTGTTTATGGTGACAAAACATTTGCACTAGTGGAAAAAAAGATGTTACAAGATAATGGCGGTGGATTGATTGTAACAACGGTTGCAACTTCATCAGTTATATATGATGTAGCAGAAGAGTATGGTGGAGAGGTTGTAACAACGCCTGTTGGAGATCTATTAGTTGCTAGAGAATTAAAAAGAAGAAATGGTTTGTTTGGCGGAGAAGAAAACGGAGGACTTATATTTCCAGACTTTGTATATGGGCGAGATGGAGCACTTTCAGCTGCTAAAATAGTTGAAATAATGGCAGAAGAGAAAAAACCACTTTCAAAACTTGTTGCAGAACTTCCACAATATTATTCAGAAAAAGAGAAAGTTGAGTGTCCAGAAGAAATGAAAGACGAGGTACTGAAAAAATTGTTGGAGAAGGTTGAAAATGACCCATCTGTGAAAAATATAGATACAACTGATGGTGTTAAAGTATTTAAGGATGAAGGCTGGGTAATCATGCGTCCATCTGGCACTGAGCCTATATTTAGATGTTTTGCTGAAAGTAAAAACAAAGAAGATGCAAAAAAATTAGTTAAATGGGGAATTAAATTAATTAAGGAATGTAAAACTTAAACAAATTTAGTTTTATTAGGAAAGCCGAAAGTTTTTTATACTACAAAAGTATTAAAAGGAATATACTTACTTAACAAATTTTAGAAAATTTTTTATTGAAAAATTCTGTGCAGGAACCTATGTAAACTACAAAAATTTTAGGTGAGTGGATGGATCAATATTTACCCCCAGATAAAATAATGATATTAATACTATCTTTTTTGGCATTTTTAACAATAATAATAGTTGCAATTCAATGGAGACGCGTTAGAGAAGCTGAAAATAATGTAAAATTATTGGAAAAGGAAATTGAATTAAAAAAAATAGCATTAGTTGAAAAAGACATTGAAGCAAAGAAATTAATGGAGTCAGCCATTACATTGCCTAAAGACCAGCAAGAGAAATTAGCAAAAATAAGAAAAGATACATCTAAATTAATGAAGCAAATCAGGTATCTACAAAATGAAATTGAAGTTAGATTATCTAGACTTGAAGCACAAACAGAATTTAAAAAATTACAAGAAATGCTTAAAAAGATAAAAAATAAAGAATCGGAATTAGAAAGAAGATTAAAGAAATTCTAGGAGTGAGATTATGAGTCCTGCAGAATTGTTGGCTGTTCTAATTTTGGCAGGTGCAATATTGCTTTTAATATATTATTACATAAATGAACCAAGGCAAATAGATGTAGTGAAGTCTAGAGTGCTTGGTAGGAGAGAAGGAGAAATGACTAAGAAGGCATATAAAATTGGTGACAAAATAATGTCTAAAGTGAAAGAAGTACCAATCAGTACAGATACAATATCAAAAAAAATAGATGCATTTTTAGAAGAGAAAAGTGATGAATTAATAAAAGATTGGTCACTAGCAACTAAAGACGACATTTCAAAATTAGAAAAGCGGTTAAACGCTGTTTTTAGAAACATAGATGAGTTAGAACATAGATTCAATGAATATAGAGAACATACAAATAGAAAGTTTAAATCTATTGAAGAAAGAATAAAAAGACTAGAAGAAAGTGTATTTAAAAAATGACTTGAGGTAAATGATGGATGACAGAGATATATCTTTAATTGCAGGAGTTGGTGTATTAGTAGGTATTATTGGGATAATCATTACTTCCAACATGTCACTGACACCTGAAGTTAAGATAGACCAAATAGGGCAGGAAAGTATTGGTAAAAAAATAAAGATCAGTGGTTTTGTTGAGAAGATTTCAAAGTCTAAGAGCGGTACATATTTTTTAACAGTTAGGGATTGCAGTGGATTAATACCTGTAGTAATCTTTTCGTCTCTTGCAGAAAAAATGAAAGATAATGGTATCATAATTGAAGAATTTAGCAAAAAATTTATAAATGTTGAAGGAAGAGTCTCTGTGTACAAAGGAGAACTCGAAATTATACCAGATTCTAAAACAAGTATAAAGGAGTGCATATGAAAAAAAATGAACTAAAAATATTTATACCATCTTTACTGTATTTGCTTTTAGCATTAATACCAACTTTAAAATATCAATGGCCTTTAAGCTGGGATATATTTTATCATGTTCATGTGGCTAAACTTCAGTTAGAAAGCTGGCCAACTTTTTGGGATAATTTAACTTGTGCACCATATGGAAGACCAATTTATTATCCTCCATTATTTCATTATTTTCTTTCTTTTTTTGCATGGATTTTAAATTTAAACCCACTATTACTTGCAAAATTCTTACAACCTGTGTTTGCATCTCTAACAATGTTATCATTTACATATTTTATAAGTAAAATATATGATGCCAGAATGGCAGTTTTATCTGGATTTATGTTATTTTTATCACCATTATTTTTCAGGATGATGTTACCAATACCAGAAACAATGGCAATGATTTTTGTGCCAGCTGCATTTTATTTTTATTTTAAAAACACTCAAAAAAGTAGTATAATTGCTGGAATATTTTTAGGTTTGAGTTCTTTAACACATCTTCTAACTGCAGGCATTGCCTTAACAATTTTAACAATATTTACACTAGCAAAAAGAAGAAATAAAAATTATTGGATAATGCTTGTTGTTAGCACTATAATTCTGAGTATTTGGTTTATCCCACTTATATTAAAATATGGATATTTATTCAGGCCTCCACCACCTGAAATAATACCTCCAACGAGATATCCAATGGTTCTTGGAATAATTCCATCCATCTTTGCATTGCCAGGTATTTACTTTGCATTTCAAAAAAGAAGAGAAAACAATGTTTTTATACTAGTTTGGCTGATAACAACGTTGTCAATTTCAATGCTTTACATCTTTGGTGTTAAATTACTTGTTGATAGAATACTCTATTTTGCAATTTACCCATTGGCTACTTTGGCAAGCCTCACAATTTTAAAAATTGAAAATAGAAAAATTAGACTGTTATTGATTTTGGCACTGATTTTTGCATCTATTATTTCTGGATATTCAACAATAAAATCTTTGAAGCCTGTAATTACTGAAAGCCAATATCAGGTTGTGAAATGGTTTGAAAAATATGGTGATAAAAAGAGTGTAGTTATAAGTGCTGATTATAGATTAGAACCAATGATAGTTTCGATTGCAAGGCAACCAGTTTCTGCTGGGGGATATGCACCTGGAATGCTTCGAACAATTTGTATAAAAAAATATTTGGAAAATAAATTTACTGAAGAAGATATAAAAAAGGACAAAGT
Coding sequences within:
- a CDS encoding phosphomannomutase ;alpha-phosphoglucomutase (COGs: COG1109 Phosphomannomutase~InterPro IPR016066: IPR005841: IPR016055: IPR005844: IPR 005845: IPR005846: IPR005843~KEGG: mth:MTH1584 phosphomannomutase~PFAM: phosphoglucomutase/phosphomannomutase alpha/beta/alpha domain I; phosphoglucomutase/phosphomannomutase alpha/beta/alpha domain II; phosphoglucomutase/phosphomannomutase alpha/beta/alpha domain III; phosphoglucomutase/phosphomannomutase~PRIAM: Phosphoglucosamine mutase~SPTR: Q50563 Phosphomannomutase~PFAM: Phosphoglucomutase/phosphomannomutase, alpha/beta/alpha domain II; Phosphoglucomutase/phosphomannomutase, alpha/beta/alpha domain III; Phosphoglucomutase/phosphomannomutase, C-terminal domain; Phosphoglucomutase/phosphomannomutase, alpha/beta/alpha domain I); its protein translation is MGKLFGTFGVRKIANKGLTPEFASKLACAYGSLVDGKIAVGGDTRTSTIMIKHAVIAGLLSSGCDVVDLGILPTPAVQYAVRNYYDGGVIITASHNPPQYNGIKFVDEDGIGIPKNMEDKVENLFFKNKFKRVKWENIGKIENVDILDEYKNEIIKRVNKDVIEDSNIKVVVDAGCGAASYVTPYVLRELGCEVITLNCQPDGFFPGRNPEPTEENLKDLMKTVKAVGADIGIAHDGDADRTICIDENGNFVYGDKTFALVEKKMLQDNGGGLIVTTVATSSVIYDVAEEYGGEVVTTPVGDLLVARELKRRNGLFGGEENGGLIFPDFVYGRDGALSAAKIVEIMAEEKKPLSKLVAELPQYYSEKEKVECPEEMKDEVLKKLLEKVENDPSVKNIDTTDGVKVFKDEGWVIMRPSGTEPIFRCFAESKNKEDAKKLVKWGIKLIKECKT
- a CDS encoding glycoside hydrolase family 38 (COGs: COG0383 Alpha-mannosidase~InterPro IPR011330: IPR011013: IPR000602: IPR015341: IPR 011682~KEGG: tpd:Teth39_0612 alpha-mannosidase~PFAM: glycoside hydrolase family 38; Glycoside hydrolase family 38 central region; glycosyl hydrolase 38 domain protein~SPTR: Q648D9 Alpha-mannosidase~PFAM: Glycosyl hydrolases family 38 C-terminal domain; Glycosyl hydrolases family 38 N-terminal domain; Alpha mannosidase, middle domain), with protein sequence MSNNKYVIHLVPHTHYDAVWVFTKEDYFYINIDMILKKVLKLIENSEEYKFLLEQVYLLEEIEKRYPKMFKKIKKYIKEGRIEIADGEYLMADTMLPQEETLVREIMVGKNYVKEKFGVDVDVMWQADSFGLNAQLPQIYRKCGYKYLAFRRGSPENNPSEFLWEGLDGTRILSHFMPLGYRAGLNLEKIDENFKKLKELSATNHILMPSGSGVTMPQKETIEFVKKWNRSHKNSKIKISTPKEFFKSLEDLNPDLPIRKGEMYSGKYSEVFPDVASSRIWIKKALRKFENWLYTFERFSTINFLLNSHYPEELPESWKKLLFMAFHDVAPGTGVDVCYNEVKENIKSLERLLNDLTPQILMSIVEKGDKEGDVVVYNPLSWDSKNWVEVDLKFDKGAIKDIKGLKCGEEEIDVEVIKFRKYDDGSIKTARIGFIAEVPALGYKIYKILQRPPKSKTGVLEVSDNSVRNKFFEIKFSPDTGLIKIVKNGEEICEGNEIVIEEEIGDLYYHKEGISGPLKTESGEGIKYGAFKVKDIKITGSKLRKIINIAVDYYSLRWPYRLTKKWKPRIWRHKFLKCKKKIIVYRDIPRIDFVIDVENRHPRTRLRVKFNTPIDEPTYKSDTQFGAITRKTNQYYFNPKDWKEKPSGVYPTLRWIDYSNGKIGVALINFGNPEHEIRDRTIYLTLLRSVDVLSTDGKPGPVIPVPDAREFKRYEFWYSIYPHTGNWKDSKVYKQGYEFNYGLIGFQINKKVSENKKSFLKIEPDNVILTAFKKSERDDSVIIRFYEAAGIESDVKIKLFKKPKNVETVDILERKTNEFNKNLKVENNKIYLKIKPFEIITLKLKF
- a CDS encoding conserved hypothetical protein (KEGG: mth:MTH1295 hypothetical protein~SPTR: O27354 Putative uncharacterized protein), with protein sequence MDQYLPPDKIMILILSFLAFLTIIIVAIQWRRVREAENNVKLLEKEIELKKIALVEKDIEAKKLMESAITLPKDQQEKLAKIRKDTSKLMKQIRYLQNEIEVRLSRLEAQTEFKKLQEMLKKIKNKESELERRLKKF
- a CDS encoding nucleic acid binding OB-fold tRNA/helicase-type (InterPro IPR016027: IPR004365~KEGG: msi:Msm_0647 RNA-binding protein~PFAM: nucleic acid binding OB-fold tRNA/helicase-type~SPTR: B9AGD7 Putative uncharacterized protein~PFAM: OB-fold nucleic acid binding domain), encoding MDDRDISLIAGVGVLVGIIGIIITSNMSLTPEVKIDQIGQESIGKKIKISGFVEKISKSKSGTYFLTVRDCSGLIPVVIFSSLAEKMKDNGIIIEEFSKKFINVEGRVSVYKGELEIIPDSKTSIKECI
- a CDS encoding conserved hypothetical protein (KEGG: mth:MTH1294 hypothetical protein~SPTR: O27353 Putative uncharacterized protein), which codes for MSPAELLAVLILAGAILLLIYYYINEPRQIDVVKSRVLGRREGEMTKKAYKIGDKIMSKVKEVPISTDTISKKIDAFLEEKSDELIKDWSLATKDDISKLEKRLNAVFRNIDELEHRFNEYREHTNRKFKSIEERIKRLEESVFKK
- a CDS encoding mannosyl-3-phosphoglycerate synthase (InterPro IPR012812~KEGG: pab:PAB0816 hypothetical protein~PFAM: Mannosyl-3-phosphoglycerate synthase~PRIAM: Mannosyl-3-phosphoglycerate synthase~SPTR: Q9UZC1 Mannosyl-3-phosphoglycerate synthase~TIGRFAM: mannosyl-3-phosphoglycerate synthase~PFAM: Mannosyl-3-phosphoglycerate synthase (osmo_MPGsynth)~TIGRFAM: mannosyl-3-phosphoglycerate synthase), producing MLIETPRHFETIGAVKLYDIQRVIKLDSELSDNPLFYTFSKSDLHKVLNDLSIVIPIKNERINLFDGALRSIPHNCPIIVVSNSNEKRCKVEKEVVKQFYNVTEHPIMYIHQKDPNVALAFKELKYYDILNGKGEFVRDGKGEGMIIGILVAKAIGSKYVGFVDADNYLPSSIYEYVLDFAAGIKMSKSPYSMVRLRWKYKPKLIKNKVYFKRWGRVSRVTNKFLNKLIGHYLGYKTTIMKTANSGEHAMSIELANKLAYSSGYSIEPFEIIYILENFGKSDGNKIVEIFQIETLNPHIHENKGEEHINNMIHDSLSTIYHSKLANKNIKLEIIEELKKRNVLKDKEEPKKNIMMSPIETLDEKSFIEIVRDSEGFIELR
- a CDS encoding mannosyl-3-phosphoglycerate phosphatase family (COGs: COG3769 hydrolase (HAD superfamily)~InterPro IPR006379: IPR006381: IPR013200~KEGG: pmx:PERMA_1578 glucosyl-3-phosphoglycerate phosphatase~PFAM: Haloacid dehalogenase domain protein hydrolase type 3~SPTR: Q64CZ0 Mannosyl-3-phosphoglycerate phosphatase~TIGRFAM: mannosyl-3-phosphoglycerate phosphatase family; HAD-superfamily hydrolase, subfamily IIB~PFAM: haloacid dehalogenase-like hydrolase~TIGRFAM: mannosyl-3-phosphoglycerate phosphatase family; HAD-superfamily hydrolase, subfamily IIB; mannosyl-3-phosphoglycerate phosphatase) codes for the protein MYVIFTDLDNTLLDSRYSYEDAKDVLEILKEKEIPIVFCSAKTKYEQEVIRKKIGIKDPFIVEDGSAIYIPKNYFGSRKGKVIDDYEVIVLGTKINKIREEIEKLQRKYHIIGYQDMSIKEISEVTGLNFKDSKLAKNREFSETIVEAENKAIEELKKKFNVVIGGRFIHVFGKNADKGKAVKLLTKFYKEKYGEVKTIGIGDSYTDEPMLRVVDIPAIVKGQDGKWVNLKIKNLYRANGVGPKGWSKVIKKFILSDKDV
- a CDS encoding hypothetical protein (KEGG: sim:M1627_2464 sodium/hydrogen exchanger~SPTR: A7VXW3 Putative uncharacterized protein), translated to MNVKLSVPSLFGTLIITMILVALIFGPNPQPTVLVLDENVTHMNIPGYKVYTISDLDIVGGFYLLHAAYSQEFDVVILGKFNLPKNELRKQNLIDSLEVIKADKKFIIVDDNRKGEVGKAIMTMSKNEKNVILSKDPVKTAENLKNKINKHRILNFPSLFIIAAIIEAILSFILVGVLAFWITKYSLENNLKNSLIFIVGIICITEAVFLYTSRLFGMPIISHARDRLTAASLIPGLGGGNLVRMFVALIASCFAIYRSKIKINWRISLATIVILFLLISFTFGIVNFLIFVMTGEGSGTYLRIPYVLQLILKLSYVIKDISLAETCGVTVSRGLVICIASAIIFTVMNEIKKEIRSVFMIILMFLFARGLTRIGDMNPLSLIMSIIPGIIIGLGVVELIQLTKRKNLKLFFRKKVR